In Lathyrus oleraceus cultivar Zhongwan6 chromosome 2, CAAS_Psat_ZW6_1.0, whole genome shotgun sequence, the DNA window CTTAGTCAATGGAACCTTGATAATGATTGTTGTTCAAGAATTCAAAAATCGTTTGTTGTTTTTCTTCTGTACAGTGGTGTGGAGGCAAGTCCACCCAGTTTAGCCGTTCAGATTGACGGTTATTATGTGCCTAAAAATAATCTCGAAGAGGCGATTCTGCTGTTAATGATTCTTATAAAGAAGTTTTGTCATGGTAAGATAAAATGGGATCCTTCAATCATGGAACACCTAACTTTCGCATTTTCTATATGTAGCCAAACTTCTATTTTAGCAAAGCAATTCGAAGACTTGATGCCTGGAGTATACCATCGTATTGATCGTTGGAATTCTTTAGCTTTATGTCATTTTGCAGCCGGACAAAATGTCAGTGCTTTGAATCTGCTAAGAAAATCGTTGCACAAACACGAACGACCGGATGACCTTACATCGTTATTATTAGCTGCCAAGATCTGCAGTGAGGATCCTTATCTTGCTGACGAGGGAGCCGGCCATGCACAGAGAGCTTTCAGTAATGCTCATGGTCCGAATGAGCATTTAAAAGGTGTCGCTCTTCGGATGTTGGGACTTTGCCTTGGAAAGCAAGCTAAGGTTGCTTCCTCGGACTTCGAGAGATCTCGGCTTCAGTCCAAAGCCCTGGAGTCATTAGAGGAGGCAACTAGATTGGAGAAAAACAATTCTGATCTGATTTTTGAGTTGGCTGTTCAGTACGCGAAGCATCGAAATTTGACTGCTGCTTTGCGTTCCGCGCGGCATTTCTTCAATGAAACCGGTGGCTCTGTAATCAAAGCTTGGATATTGCTTGCTCTGATTCTGTCTGCGCAGCAAAGATTTCCGGAAGCTGAAGTGGTGACAGATGCTGGTTTAGATCAGACTGCAAGATGGGAGCAGGGGTCTCTTCTTAAGCTTAAAGCAAAGCTGAAGATCTCCCAATTAAAACCGATGGATGCTATTGAAACTTATCGCTCCCTTCTTGCATTGGTTCAAGCCCAGAGGAAATCGTCAGGGTCTTTCCAAATTAGTTCAAAGGTAAGATTCTTCCGTCTACTTATATCTTCTTCAAGGGATTCTTTCCAAAAGAATTCTGAAGTACGATCAAAATATTTAAGTTGATTACTGACTGCAAAATCAATCTTATTTTTGTTTTGTCAATTCGTTATAGGTTGAAGATGATAAAGTTAATGAATTCGATATTTGGCACGGTCTTGCAAATTTGTATGCCAGTCTTTCTCATTTGAAGGATGCTGAAATCTGTTTGCAAAAGGCCAGGGAATTGAAGGAGTATTCTGCAGCAATTTTGCACACTGAAGGCAAGGCTAAATCATTTCTCAAATCTCAATAAAATTGTAGCATGTTGAATTTATGCCTCCCACCTTCTGCCATTCCAAATGAAACGCGTGCATGTTTGGATTGACAGCGAGTTTGGCAAAATCATGGCGGAGCCGTGATTTTGTTGAAGGTCAAAGGTGTAGGTTTTGCCGATCTCATCACCAATCCAAACCTGCAGGCCAGAATATAAAACATATAAGAGCTTAGAATTATCAACTTGTATGATATTTATAAACCCTTTTGTATGCTTCTGTATCAGGTATTTTGTTCGAAGGACGCGGCCAGAATATAGACGCTCTCAATGCTTCTATTAATGCTATACTAATTGAACCCAACCACATTCCTAGCAAAATCTTAATGAGTGCTTTGATTCATAAAATGGGTACAAAGGCATTGCCTGCTGCAAGAAGCATGCTGTCTGATGCGCTTAGAATAGAACCAACCAACCGGATGGCTTGGTATTACTTGGGATTGGTTCACAAGCACGATGGCCGAATCGGTGATGCTGTGGACTGCTTCCAGGCAGCTTCCATGCTGGAAGAATTAGATCCCATTGAAAGTTTCAGCACTTGTTTTTGAATGGTTAATTCTGCAGTCTGCAGTGAGATCTATACCATTATGATTTGTAGTTTATACAATGGGACACAATAGAATCAGTTTTAGGAAATGTTTTCTTCTTTTCAAATGATTCGTTATCACAAACTAGGCtcaaagaaaaggaaataaaGTGAGATTGAGTGAGTTGTAAAGAACTTTGATCGGCAAGATTTTATTGTAGTTCAATTGCTGCTCAGCCATGTAAATGTATGTTACTTATTTGAACAGAATCCGTCTTGTGGCTTGTGAAAGTAGAGATTCATTTTCCAACAATTATGTGTCGGTTTTTTTTGGCTAGACCTACAAGGTTTTAAGGAAAAGTATATTTGAAGTGAGCTGAATTACAGTACAACCAATGATACtgttattttgttattttctTGAACTTGGATGTTTTTGCCTGGTATATCACC includes these proteins:
- the LOC127119851 gene encoding protein NPG1, with amino-acid sequence MESSEHERSSVREFHANGSSMSTSEVEAKLDEGNIQEAESSLREGLSLNFEEARALLGKLEYQRGNVEGALRVFDGIDLQAAIQRLQPSLSEKPPVKKGRPRTESPSSVSQHAASLVLEAIYLKSKSQQKLGKFAEAANDCKQILDAVEKIFYQGILDFQVDDKLQEIVSHAVELLPELWKQGGFYDEAISAYRRALLSQWNLDNDCCSRIQKSFVVFLLYSGVEASPPSLAVQIDGYYVPKNNLEEAILLLMILIKKFCHGKIKWDPSIMEHLTFAFSICSQTSILAKQFEDLMPGVYHRIDRWNSLALCHFAAGQNVSALNLLRKSLHKHERPDDLTSLLLAAKICSEDPYLADEGAGHAQRAFSNAHGPNEHLKGVALRMLGLCLGKQAKVASSDFERSRLQSKALESLEEATRLEKNNSDLIFELAVQYAKHRNLTAALRSARHFFNETGGSVIKAWILLALILSAQQRFPEAEVVTDAGLDQTARWEQGSLLKLKAKLKISQLKPMDAIETYRSLLALVQAQRKSSGSFQISSKVEDDKVNEFDIWHGLANLYASLSHLKDAEICLQKARELKEYSAAILHTEGILFEGRGQNIDALNASINAILIEPNHIPSKILMSALIHKMGTKALPAARSMLSDALRIEPTNRMAWYYLGLVHKHDGRIGDAVDCFQAASMLEELDPIESFSTCF